ATGGACTTTCACGCGGCGCAGACGGCGCCCGATCGAAATTATGTCGTTGTCGCCCCCGGCAAGTCGCTGACCTATACTTGGAAGGCGCAATATCCCGGCGTCTTTTATTATCACTGCGGCGCCCCGCCGATGGTTCAGCATATCGCCAACGGCATGTATGGCGCGCTGATCGTCGAGCCGAAAAACCCCCTTCCCAAAGCCCGCGAATATGTCTTGGTTCAGGGGGAGCTTTATGCTTCTTCGACCGACGTCGCCGCGATGATGGCCAAGACGCCTAAAAATCTAATGTTCAACGGCGCCGTTAATAAACATGTCGCCGAGCCGCTTCAGGCGCGTCCCGGAGAGCTGGTCCGGATCCATGTCGTGAATGCCGGTCCGGGTCTCTTCTCCGCCTTTCATGTCATCGGCGGCATCTTCGATAAAGTTTATGAGAGCGGGAACCCCGCCAATGTGCTCCGCGGCATCCAGACCTGGACGATCCCACCCGGCGGCGGCGCGACATTTGACATTACTTTCCCGGAAGCCGGGACCTATCCCTTCGTCACCCACTCCATTCCCGACGCGCTTCATGGCGGCCTGGGGCTGATCCGGGTGAGCGAAGAGGTCAAACCTTAACGGACTCCGATAGGCGCGCTCCGGCCGGAAGGGAGAAAAGCGTCGGTTGATAAAATTGATTTAGAGGGAGGAGGTCTGATGGGAGATCCGGAGAAGGTTTCTATTTTATGGATCGAAAGCCGGCCCGATTCTCTCCTTTCTCCGATTTTGTTTTCCGGGAGGAGGGAAGATCTCGCCGGCGCGTCGTGGGTCTTTTTAAAAGAACCCCACCAGCTTCATCCCAACCAAAATCAAAAAAATCCCGAAGGCCCGGCTGAGGAGCGCCGGTGGAAGCCGATGCGTTAGAGAAGCGCCGAGCGGCGCCGTCAGCGTGCTGGTGATCGCAATCAGGATGGCCGCCTTTGGTGAGACGAATCCCCACGCGTCGGCCGGAAGGGCCGGGTTTCCCCATCCTTGATAGATAAAGCCGAGCGTTCCGAAGAACGCGATGACGACCCCTTGGGCGCTCGCCGTCCCGATCGCCACTTTGATCGGACGGCCGAGCAGATAGACGAGCAGGGGAACGGTGAGGGTTCCGCCGCCGATACCAAAGAGGGAGGAGACGGTCCCAATCATGAGCCCGCCAAGCGTATAAGCCGGAACGGGGGAGGTCGGCTTGCCGCCGGGTCGCGGTGTTGTGACGATCAGCATCCGTGCGGCAATCACAAATTCGAAAATTCCGAACAGCCGCCGCAGAATAATCCCCGGGAGCAGCCCCGCCAGCAGCGCTCCGATCTGCGCGCCGATCACGATAAAGAGCGACATCCCACGGACCGCTCCCCAATCGACATTGCCATTCTTGTGATGGGTCCAGGCGCTGGCTGAGCCGGTGAAGAGGATGGCGGCGAGGCTCGTTCCGATCGCCAGTTGAGTGGAGACCTCCGGCGAGACGCCGTGGGTCTGAAAATAGAAGATCAGCGCCGGAACGAGGACCACGCCGCCGCCGATCCCGAGCAGGCCGGCCATCACCCCGCCGACGGCGCCGAATGCGGCAAGCAGCAGCGCGCCGGTCATTTCCCCTTCGCGTCCTTCTCGGCGGAGCGGGCGCAGCGGAAACCGTTGTCGGGGCCGGAGGCATCGGGACGGTTGTAATTTCGGAAGGTGACCTGGGCGAACATCTCGTCGGCATAGTGGCGGTTCACATTAAAAGAGCCGCCGCGGACGACTTTTTGTAAGAGGCCGTAATCGGGCGAAGGGTGTTTGTTGCCGGGGTAGGGTTGATACCAGCTGTCGGTCCACTCGGAGACGTTTCCCGACATGTCCATCACGCCATAGGGGCTTTTGTCGGTCGGGACGGTGCCGACCGGCATCGGCGAGGCGCCGACGTTTGTCTTCTTCGGATCGAATCCGCTTCCCCAGGGATAGGCCCGGCCGTCGGGGCCGCGCGCCGCCTTCTCCCACTCCGCCTCGGTCGGCAGCCGCTTGCCGACCGCCTGGCAATAGTTGTCGGCCTGGAACCAGGTGACATCGGTGACAGGGAACGTATCGGTCCGTCCCGGTATCTTCAATTTCGGATCAACCTTCTGATAATCGCCATAGGTGACCTCGGTTCGGTCGATGTAGAAAGCGGGGAGGGTCACCTGGTGTTTTGGTTTGGCGTCGTCTTGGCCCCAGGGGGTGTCGGGGGGGAGCTGGTCGATTCCCATCGAGAAGGGGCCGGCCGGGATGAGAACCATCCCCAACGGCTCGTCGGACCGGGCGGAAAAGACGGGGCCGCAATCAACGATAAAGGCAATTGAAAGGAGAATCGGGAGCAGAACTTGCCAGGCGGTTTTCATCCGGCGATTGTAAGGGGGACCACAGAGGGTGTCAAGTCCGGGTTTCGTCGGCAATCAAAAGGCAATGGAAGGAGACCAACTTTACATCGTCGGAAGGAGGCCGTATAATCGAAACACAACCTGGAGAATCAGGATGGATCAAAAAACTCTCCCAAAGTATGAGGACCCGGTCGTCCGGGAATTGATCGAAACTTTTTTTCAAGAGAATGAAGCGGCCCGGATGTATGCCGAGGCCTGTCGGCAGGAAGGGTGGCCGCTGTTCATCGACCACATTACGATCCGCTGCGAGAACATCGATCGGCGGGCGGAGCCGTTTCTAAAAACCGGATATCGCTTTGAGGGGGAGACGGTCGAGTATCCCGATCAGGGGTGGTGGGCCAAGGTCTATCGGCGGGAAGGCTATCCGGCCCTCTTCGTCGATCAGGCCTATGACGATGCGCGGGGGAAGAAGAGCATCATCCCGCAATGGGTCGCCCGGTTCGGCGATCAGCTGCTCCACCATGTCGCCGTCCGGGTCGCCGACATTGACCAAGTGGTTGCGACGCTTCAGAAGCGGGGGGTCGAGTTCTCCGGGTCGGTCGTCGGCAACAAGGGGACCCGTCTTCGGCAGATCTTCACCGCCTCGGAGGTCCGGAACGGCGAGGCATTCTCCGTTCTGGAGCTGACGGAGCGAAACGGCTATGAAGGGTTCTACCCCGACCAGGCCGACAGCTTGATGCAATCGTCGGTGAAAACACGATCCAAGTAGCTGGCGCGCCCACGCGGACGGGCAGGAGGTGACTCATGATTAAACGGTTGCTGCATACCCGACTGCGCGTTTCCGATTTAGATGAGACGATTCGCTTTTTTACAGAGATTCTGGGGCTCAAAATCGCCGAGCGCCATGAATCGCCGCGCGGCTCCAAGCTCGCTTTTCTCGTCATCCCGGGGGGCCTGGAGGAGATCGAGCTCTGCGAGTTCAAGCAGAGCGGACCGGTGCAGGTGCAAGAGGATCTGGTTCATCTCGCTTTCGAGGTCGACAACCTCGATATGATGCTCGTCTATCTCCAATCAAAAGGGGTTCCCGTCACGGAGGGACCGGTCGTCTCGTCGAGCGGAAGCCGGTTTGCCTTCATCGAAGCCCCCGATCGATATGAGATCGAACTGATCGAGCGGCCGCGCTGATTCAATTTTGGAATGCGGATTTCGGAATGAAAATAGAAAGTATTTTCGGACTTCACTCCGCACTCCGAAATTAAGTTATTCCACCTTCAAAACCAGCTCCGTCGGAAGGAGCGTCAGGAGGATCCCTGCCGCTTCATCGAGGTAGGCCTTGTCTTTGGATTCCAGCGTCAAGATGACTTTATAGTCGGGATGATGAAGGATCGGATACGATCCGAGGAGCAGTGCCGGGTAGCGGCGGAGCGTTTCGTTCAACCGGTCTGCGAAGAGCGATTCCTCTTCGATGAGAAAAATCCGGCGGAGGTAAAACGGCGTCTCGCGAAAACGCTCTTTGATCGCCTCGAATTTTTTGACCAAAAGATCGGGAATACCGGGGAAGATATAGATGTTCTCGAAGCGAAGCACCGGGACGCGAAGCGCCTCGGCGTGGAGCAGTTCAATTCCCTCGGGGACGTCTGCGAGCTTCGATTGGGCCGGGTTGAGCGCGCCGGGGTAGAAGCTTTTGAGCAGCTGGTCGAGAATCGGGTGATGAATCAGCGGCCGTCCAACCCCCTTTGCAATCCCTTCCATCGTGACGTCGTCATGGGTCGGGCCGACCCCGCCGCTCGTAAAAATCAGATCGTATTTTTTACGCGCGGAGGCGATCTCTTCCCCGAT
This DNA window, taken from Candidatus Manganitrophaceae bacterium, encodes the following:
- a CDS encoding multicopper oxidase domain-containing protein; this translates as MSKKYFQIGFGLIPLFFFFLVLLAVPLPVLAETVKIHLVAIEKEVKVADDQTYAAWTFNGTIPGPVLRVKEGDTVEFTLENKGTMPHSMDFHAAQTAPDRNYVVVAPGKSLTYTWKAQYPGVFYYHCGAPPMVQHIANGMYGALIVEPKNPLPKAREYVLVQGELYASSTDVAAMMAKTPKNLMFNGAVNKHVAEPLQARPGELVRIHVVNAGPGLFSAFHVIGGIFDKVYESGNPANVLRGIQTWTIPPGGGATFDITFPEAGTYPFVTHSIPDALHGGLGLIRVSEEVKP
- a CDS encoding sulfite exporter TauE/SafE family protein; its protein translation is MTGALLLAAFGAVGGVMAGLLGIGGGVVLVPALIFYFQTHGVSPEVSTQLAIGTSLAAILFTGSASAWTHHKNGNVDWGAVRGMSLFIVIGAQIGALLAGLLPGIILRRLFGIFEFVIAARMLIVTTPRPGGKPTSPVPAYTLGGLMIGTVSSLFGIGGGTLTVPLLVYLLGRPIKVAIGTASAQGVVIAFFGTLGFIYQGWGNPALPADAWGFVSPKAAILIAITSTLTAPLGASLTHRLPPALLSRAFGIFLILVGMKLVGFF
- a CDS encoding SUMF1/EgtB/PvdO family nonheme iron enzyme, whose product is MKTAWQVLLPILLSIAFIVDCGPVFSARSDEPLGMVLIPAGPFSMGIDQLPPDTPWGQDDAKPKHQVTLPAFYIDRTEVTYGDYQKVDPKLKIPGRTDTFPVTDVTWFQADNYCQAVGKRLPTEAEWEKAARGPDGRAYPWGSGFDPKKTNVGASPMPVGTVPTDKSPYGVMDMSGNVSEWTDSWYQPYPGNKHPSPDYGLLQKVVRGGSFNVNRHYADEMFAQVTFRNYNRPDASGPDNGFRCARSAEKDAKGK
- a CDS encoding VOC family protein, which encodes MYAEACRQEGWPLFIDHITIRCENIDRRAEPFLKTGYRFEGETVEYPDQGWWAKVYRREGYPALFVDQAYDDARGKKSIIPQWVARFGDQLLHHVAVRVADIDQVVATLQKRGVEFSGSVVGNKGTRLRQIFTASEVRNGEAFSVLELTERNGYEGFYPDQADSLMQSSVKTRSK
- a CDS encoding VOC family protein; this translates as MIKRLLHTRLRVSDLDETIRFFTEILGLKIAERHESPRGSKLAFLVIPGGLEEIELCEFKQSGPVQVQEDLVHLAFEVDNLDMMLVYLQSKGVPVTEGPVVSSSGSRFAFIEAPDRYEIELIERPR